Proteins from one Candidatus Omnitrophota bacterium genomic window:
- a CDS encoding polyprenyl synthetase family protein yields the protein MILKIKSKIDKEISAFLKDTDKRYHLKKISPVLYKNICEFANRDGKRARPILFVIGYLGFSNKEATGLYRSAISIELMHDFMLVHDDIIDKSDTRRGRP from the coding sequence ATGATTTTAAAAATAAAAAGTAAAATAGACAAGGAAATTTCTGCTTTTCTAAAAGACACTGACAAGCGCTATCATCTTAAGAAAATCTCCCCTGTTTTATACAAGAATATCTGCGAGTTTGCAAATAGAGATGGTAAGCGCGCCCGTCCAATACTTTTCGTAATCGGCTATCTCGGATTTAGCAATAAAGAAGCTACTGGGCTATATAGATCAGCCATATCAATTGAGCTTATGCATGATTTTATGCTCGTTCATGACGATATAATTGACAAATCCGATACCCGTCGCGGAAGGCC